The DNA sequence CACCACCCGGAGTCCACTACGGTCAGGCTACAAATATTTCGAAGATATGTTCCCCAAGCACGAGCCGGCACCTCGGTACAACACCTACGAGGAACAACAGCGAGGCGCCACTGTTAAGTCATTAGAGCCACGGCGTCAACTTAGCGAGTCGGAGAAGCTCCACCATTTGCACGACTGGAAGAAAGAACAAGATGGCTTAACGCCTCCACCAGAGTTTGGTTGGCCAGAGGAGTGGGGTCCGGAACCCGGTGAAGAGGGCCATAGCGAGTGGTACAAGAAAAATCGCGTATATATGTCatatgaagaaaaggcaaaataTGACTTCCGTTTAGGTGTTCCGGTAGAGAAAAACTCGATGAGACATCAGGAAATGCCGTACCACCGCCGTATGAAGGCCGCCTACCACAACCTACAGGAGGATAAACCGCAATGGTTCGACCCCCGGCAACGGAAATATTGGGCCCAATACTCTTACGAAGATCAGCGTGACTCTGTGGCTAAGTCAAGGGATGATTACTTGCGCGAGTGGTTGGATAAGCCGGATGTTACACAAGAAAATGTGGCGAAGAAAATTGGTGACTACAACGGTACAGCGAAGCACCAGAGTGTGAAACCGGTGCAAAGGCGGCCAGAGTGGGAGTTGGCTCCCCTACAGGGGAAGAAGAGTGATTGAAAACTTCATTGCTAAGCAtcggaaaggaaagagtggTGACCTGTTGCGGTATAACGACGTGTTCATTGTCTTCTATGGAAAGCGAAGGGGGTATAATGACTCTTTTGCTTGTACTGTAGCTATCGAATTAACGCGTGGTTATGACCGAAGTAGAAGGGTGACGCAATTCAACAATCTCATCTGCCATCTTACCACTGTGCAAAACCGTCATTCATTTCCCATTTATTGTCGCATCATCTGTGGAGAAGTGCAGAAAGAGGAACGAGCGCACTAAGAGGTCCCCTAAGTaagacaaagcaaaaaaaaagggacgaCAGAACCACGGCGAATCAACACGACAAAGTGATGCATCTTGTGAGGAAGGGGAGAGTCGCCTTAGGCGCCAGTATCGTCGGGACGCTTCGCTTTCAGGCCGACAAAGTGTCAATTTTTCGACATCATAGCACAACAACTCCTAGTCCAAGGACGACGCAACCAAAGATGCATACACTCAGTGAAAATAAAGCGGACGCCTCCGCCTACGCATTTGGTGACGATCTTGCCAACTACTCTTCTTTACGGCACAACTTCTACTTGTTACTGCACGGCCGGCGCATGTGGTTGCCGTTGGTCATGCTGGGTATATACAATGTTCTTGCGCCGCTGTACCTCACCACCTGGATCACTAATGCCCTTTATTGGAGTGGATGTATTTTACTGCAGCGCTACAGCGTGCGGGGACGAATGAACCGCCTCCGAAAGGACTTCACTGACCATGTTTGCGTTGTTACAGGTGGAACAAGTGGTATTGGGCTCTACACCGCCATGCAACTGTGGGAAATGGGAGCTCACGTAGTGGTCGCCTCCCGTCcaggaaaggaaacagagACAAGAGAGTTTATTCGGAAAAACTGTCGGCTCCCAAAGGAGTCAGAGGAGGACACACCACTGGAACGCTTGACCTTTGTGTCGGTTGATTTATCAGATCAATTGGAAGTCATGGCAGCGGCCGCCCGCATTAAGGGAATGTTCGATAACCGCGTAGACTTGTTGGTGAATTCCGCCGCTGTGTGGCGCGAGGTGCCGAACGCAACGCGAAAGGGTCTCGAAGAGCATATTGCAACCAACTTCCTTGGCCCATTCCATCTAACAGAGGCATTACTGCCATCACTGCGTCGGTCACGTCGTGGCGGCCGCATTGTTTACGTTACATGTGCATCGCATAACGGCGTTCGTCGTGCCGATGTTGTTCGCGAGCGAATGACCCTGAAACCATCAGAAGATACACAGCAGCTAACGGCACGCTGCTACAGCGCATCAAAGCTGGGTAATATTTACCATGTTCAGTCCCTAGCCGCTAGGCGCTACGAAGGTATTCCACTGAACACGCCTTCGGCTGACCTGCGGCCAGTGGATGTTTGTGCTGTTGATCCAGGGTTCTGTGCGACAGGTCACACATGGCGAGAGAGTCCACCATTTCTTGGCACGGGTTTGTTGGGCCGTGCGCTTCGCTCATTATGGATGAAGGACGGCTATGAGGGAAGCCAAACAGTAGTGAATTGTTGCGTGCGGGAAGATCTGGAAAGTGGCGGTTTTTACGCAGCATGCATGTGCATGCCGTCAGGTCTCAGTCGCCGGGCGCACGACTCCAAGAGTTGTCGTGAGGTGATGCAGTGGGCAATGGCGAAAGCAATTGCGAGGTACTACACCGTAAGGCCGCGAGCAGATAACAAAGGGGACACCAGCAGCAGTGTTAGTAATAACCTTAGTAAGGTTAGCAGTGCGAACTGATCATTGAGGCAATCGCTGAAAGCCGTGCCAGGAGATGACACCTCATTTTTTCGTGGGTTTAAagggttgttgtttttttttttaatgaataCATACCGATTCGTTTAGTTTATCGTCACTGTCTATAACTTTCTTACTTTGTATTTTCATGTTTAATGTACAGAACTGTGCACCGTTCCGATCAATAAGCGATCGGATTCTGTTCGTGCCAGAGGAGTAATGCTATGCAGTTGCATGTCATTCGTTTCTTGGCACACCATCACGTTGTAGACGCATGCGAGGCCGCGAGCAGCGcgttctgttttgtttggtggcatctcttcttcctcgttCAAATCTTGTGCCACTCGCtggtgttgtttgtttgttttttccgtGACTTGTCAACAATGCAAGATGCGTACGCAGCTATAGTAGAGGACGTTCCCGTGTACATATACCGACACCGAAAACTCCATTGAATTGTG is a window from the Trypanosoma brucei brucei TREU927 chromosome 8, complete sequence genome containing:
- a CDS encoding short-chain dehydrogenase, putative; this encodes MHLVRKGRVALGASIVGTLRFQADKVSIFRHHSTTTPSPRTTQPKMHTLSENKADASAYAFGDDLANYSSLRHNFYLLLHGRRMWLPLVMLGIYNVLAPLYLTTWITNALYWSGCILLQRYSVRGRMNRLRKDFTDHVCVVTGGTSGIGLYTAMQLWEMGAHVVVASRPGKETETREFIRKNCRLPKESEEDTPLERLTFVSVDLSDQLEVMAAAARIKGMFDNRVDLLVNSAAVWREVPNATRKGLEEHIATNFLGPFHLTEALLPSLRRSRRGGRIVYVTCASHNGVRRADVVRERMTLKPSEDTQQLTARCYSASKLGNIYHVQSLAARRYEGIPLNTPSADLRPVDVCAVDPGFCATGHTWRESPPFLGTGLLGRALRSLWMKDGYEGSQTVVNCCVREDLESGGFYAACMCMPSGLSRRAHDSKSCREVMQWAMAKAIARYYTVRPRADNKGDTSSSVSNNLSKVSSAN